A single region of the Nicotiana sylvestris chromosome 6, ASM39365v2, whole genome shotgun sequence genome encodes:
- the LOC104238875 gene encoding interactor of constitutive active ROPs 1-like isoform X2 yields MAQRQSPRGPLQLRTSSSDSDQRTPKLGNHRSPRGAQSDPLNQRKLGTRIADLDCQLGKAQEELKNLKQQLTSVEAAKKATQEQLEKKTKKPTIPQPEEIQEPTETDVFEVPVENVKVKPQNVEICNPINEDELKITALSYEEMDLKNEEISLLKAKLEEKEKEIQVFCQENESLKKELNDKTLEISSTKAKAEEMNLKFDQVIQELETTKSNAFEINEKLEESEKAKEELESEMKKLRVQTEQWRKAADAAAAVLAGEVEMNGRRLSQRCGSMDYKRYGNVFEPEVGGYGSYMGYPGLYDDSDEGLGHVKRKGSGIKMFGDMWRKKSQK; encoded by the coding sequence ATGGCTCAAAGGCAATCACCTAGAGGTCCTTTACAACTCAGAACATCAAGCTCTGATTCTGATCAGAGAACTCCTAAATTGGGAAATCATCGATCGCCACGAGGCGCTCAATCTGATCCACTAAATCAAAGGAAACTTGGTACCAGAATTGCAGATTTGGACTGTCAACTTGGGAAAGCACAAGAAGAGCTCAAAAATCTCAAGCAGCAGTTAACTTCAGTTGAAGCAGCAAAGAAAGCAACTCAAGAACAGCTTGAGAAAAAAACCAAGAAACCTACTATCCCACAACCAGAGGAAATCCAAGAACCAACAGAAACTGATGTTTTTGAAGTTCCAGTTGAGAATGTTAAAGTGAAACCACAAAATGTTGAGATTTGCAACCCCATTAATGAAGATGAGCTAAAGATCACAGCTTTATCATATGAGGAGATGGATTTGAAGAATGAAGAAATAAGCTTGTTGAAAGCCAAGTTGgaggagaaagaaaaagagattcAAGTGTTTTGTCAAGAAAATGAGAGCCTGAAAAAAGAGCTGAATGATAAGACACTGGAAATTTCATCCACTAAAGCTAAAGCAGAGGAAATGAATCTCAAGTTTGACCAAGTAATTCAAGAACTTGAAACAACTAAGAGTAATGCTTTTGAGATAAATGAGAAACTTGAAGAAAGCGAAAAGGCGAAGGAGGAATTAGAGAGTGAAATGAAGAAACTGAGAGTACAAACAGAACAATGGAGGAAAGCTGCAGATGCTGCAGCAGCTGTGCTGGCTGGAGAAGTGGAGATGAATGGGAGAAGGCTTTCTCAGAGGTGTGGATCAATGGATTATAAGCGCTACGGTAATGTATTCGAACCAGAAGTTGGAGGATATGGTAGTTACATGGGTTACCCAGGGTTATATGATGACTCTGATGAAGGTTTAGGGCATGTGAAGAGGAAAGGTTCTGGTATTAAGATGTTTGGCGATATGTGGAGGAAGAAGAGCCAGAAATAA
- the LOC104238877 gene encoding uncharacterized protein produces the protein MKVTEMGILRWMCGHTRLDRIRNEVIRDKMDVISVEDKMREVRLRWFGHVKRRGTNAPVRRCARLALRANREVGAKPKKYWGETIRQDMALLRLTEDMIRNRKGKKVHTYKREAISNPINSRTDPASSN, from the exons ATGAAGGTGACTGAGATGGGgatattgagatggatgtgcggacaTACCAGGTTAGACAGAATTAGAAATGAAGTTATCAGGGACAAAATGGATGTGATCTcagtggaggacaagatgcgggaggtGAGGTTAAGATGGTTtgggcatgtgaagaggagaggTACAAATGCTCCAGTGAGGAGGTGTGCGAGGTTGGCCTTGAGGGCCAACAGAGAGGTAGGGGCAAAGCCAAAAAAGTATTGGGGAGAGACGATTAGGCAAGATATGGCGTTACTCCGACTTACTGAGGACATGATCAGgaataggaag GGAAAAAAAGTACATACATACAAAAGAGAAGCCATTTCCAATCCCATTAACTCGAGGACAGATCCTGCTTCATCTAATTGA
- the LOC104238875 gene encoding interactor of constitutive active ROPs 4-like isoform X1: MPRSRGSDMAQRQSPRGPLQLRTSSSDSDQRTPKLGNHRSPRGAQSDPLNQRKLGTRIADLDCQLGKAQEELKNLKQQLTSVEAAKKATQEQLEKKTKKPTIPQPEEIQEPTETDVFEVPVENVKVKPQNVEICNPINEDELKITALSYEEMDLKNEEISLLKAKLEEKEKEIQVFCQENESLKKELNDKTLEISSTKAKAEEMNLKFDQVIQELETTKSNAFEINEKLEESEKAKEELESEMKKLRVQTEQWRKAADAAAAVLAGEVEMNGRRLSQRCGSMDYKRYGNVFEPEVGGYGSYMGYPGLYDDSDEGLGHVKRKGSGIKMFGDMWRKKSQK; the protein is encoded by the exons ATGCCAAGATCAAG GGGATCAGATATGGCTCAAAGGCAATCACCTAGAGGTCCTTTACAACTCAGAACATCAAGCTCTGATTCTGATCAGAGAACTCCTAAATTGGGAAATCATCGATCGCCACGAGGCGCTCAATCTGATCCACTAAATCAAAGGAAACTTGGTACCAGAATTGCAGATTTGGACTGTCAACTTGGGAAAGCACAAGAAGAGCTCAAAAATCTCAAGCAGCAGTTAACTTCAGTTGAAGCAGCAAAGAAAGCAACTCAAGAACAGCTTGAGAAAAAAACCAAGAAACCTACTATCCCACAACCAGAGGAAATCCAAGAACCAACAGAAACTGATGTTTTTGAAGTTCCAGTTGAGAATGTTAAAGTGAAACCACAAAATGTTGAGATTTGCAACCCCATTAATGAAGATGAGCTAAAGATCACAGCTTTATCATATGAGGAGATGGATTTGAAGAATGAAGAAATAAGCTTGTTGAAAGCCAAGTTGgaggagaaagaaaaagagattcAAGTGTTTTGTCAAGAAAATGAGAGCCTGAAAAAAGAGCTGAATGATAAGACACTGGAAATTTCATCCACTAAAGCTAAAGCAGAGGAAATGAATCTCAAGTTTGACCAAGTAATTCAAGAACTTGAAACAACTAAGAGTAATGCTTTTGAGATAAATGAGAAACTTGAAGAAAGCGAAAAGGCGAAGGAGGAATTAGAGAGTGAAATGAAGAAACTGAGAGTACAAACAGAACAATGGAGGAAAGCTGCAGATGCTGCAGCAGCTGTGCTGGCTGGAGAAGTGGAGATGAATGGGAGAAGGCTTTCTCAGAGGTGTGGATCAATGGATTATAAGCGCTACGGTAATGTATTCGAACCAGAAGTTGGAGGATATGGTAGTTACATGGGTTACCCAGGGTTATATGATGACTCTGATGAAGGTTTAGGGCATGTGAAGAGGAAAGGTTCTGGTATTAAGATGTTTGGCGATATGTGGAGGAAGAAGAGCCAGAAATAA